Proteins from one Chloroflexota bacterium genomic window:
- a CDS encoding adenylate kinase, whose translation MPKLTSSKTQTTSQAETTSEMQTSSQTSNLILLGPPGAGKGTQALALAKNLGLRHISTGELFRQHMQRETAFGVQARVYYDKGEYVPDHLVIAMVSEELANLNSAKGMVLDGFPRTVAQAEALDATLAEIGRQIDVAIVLDSDTDQIVERAQGRRICPEGHTYHTVKNPPSVADRCDVDGLSLRQRVDDRPDTVRRRIDMYHTQTKPLLAFYAERQLLRSVDGSGPIRDVTGKIESVIDDVASIDNSSTQMV comes from the coding sequence GTGCCGAAATTAACTTCGTCAAAAACGCAGACCACGTCGCAGGCGGAGACGACGTCGGAGATGCAGACTTCGTCACAGACCTCGAACCTCATTCTGCTGGGGCCACCGGGCGCGGGCAAAGGCACGCAAGCGCTGGCTCTTGCCAAGAATCTCGGCCTGCGGCACATCTCCACGGGTGAGCTCTTTCGGCAACACATGCAAAGGGAAACCGCCTTCGGTGTGCAGGCAAGAGTCTATTATGACAAGGGCGAATATGTCCCGGATCACCTCGTCATTGCGATGGTCAGTGAAGAGCTGGCAAACCTGAACTCTGCGAAAGGCATGGTGCTGGACGGCTTTCCCCGGACCGTAGCTCAAGCCGAAGCGCTTGATGCAACACTTGCGGAAATCGGCCGACAAATCGACGTGGCAATTGTTCTTGACAGCGATACGGACCAGATCGTAGAGAGGGCCCAAGGCCGACGCATTTGTCCGGAAGGCCACACCTATCACACGGTCAAGAACCCACCAAGCGTTGCCGACCGCTGCGATGTAGACGGTCTTTCTCTCCGTCAGCGCGTCGACGACCGCCCTGACACGGTGCGCCGGCGGATTGACATGTACCACACCCAGACCAAACCATTGCTTGCTTTCTATGCTGAGAGGCAACTCTTACGAAGCGTAGACGGCAGTGGGCCCATCAGGGACGTAACTGGGAAGATTGAGAGCGTAATAGACGATGTTGCGAGTATTGACAATAGCAGTACACAGATGGTTTAG